In Lachancea thermotolerans CBS 6340 chromosome H complete sequence, a single genomic region encodes these proteins:
- the NPY1 gene encoding NAD(+) diphosphatase (similar to uniprot|P53164 Saccharomyces cerevisiae YGL067W NPY1 NADH diphosphatase (pyrophosphatase) hydrolyzes the pyrophosphate linkage in NADH and related nucleotides localizes to peroxisomes), protein MSTLATRPLTHSLHYSQEVLNRVSFLRKDPQFLEDALAHNETQFVPFDNYLPYVNERTGFILKLKKAEVANLTSQGSISSNLVFLGLLLSQKSDFVYKSKYRGTPTFAIDVSIQRLSDSSLLDSSKPYKKVESFRDLNKLTVEDSSIVSQARMYLQWLDTHKFCSLCGSKTKPVYAGTQLKCDNDDCKSNKSVSNSCFPRTDAVVISAITNKDYSKILLCRSGMPRNKERKLYSCVSGFVEPSETLEVAVAREIWEETGLDTQEVEIIASQPWPFPNNLMIGCVAIADDTQTPDLTHDCELDEVRWVPCSALERILKLEDSESGFIQDESTGLNLPNDRSIAHMLMGFVVKKSAELRKGP, encoded by the coding sequence ATGAGTACCTTAGCAACTCGTCCTTTGACTCACTCTCTCCACTATAGCCAAGAAGTACTGAATAGAGTCTCTTTCTTGCGCAAAGACCCGCAATTCTTGGAAGATGCATTGGCTCACAATGAAACGCAATTTGTTCCATTCGACAACTACCTACCATATGTGAATGAGCGCACCGGGTTTAttttgaaactgaaaaaagcTGAGGTTGCCAACCTTACGTCTCAAGGCTCAATCTCCTCGAACCTTGTCTTCTTAGGGCTGCTTTTATCTCAAAAGTCGGACTTCGTTTACAAATCAAAGTATAGAGGAACCCCAACATTTGCGATAGATGTCTCCATCCAGAGACTGTCCGATAGTAGCCTACTGGACTCTTCCAAGCCTTACAAGAAGGTCGAGTCCTTTCGCGATCTCAATAAATTGACGGTCGAAGATTCCAGTATTGTGTCGCAGGCTCGAATGTACCTGCAATGGCTCGACACACACAAGTTCTGTTCGTTGTGCGGCTCCAAGACAAAACCCGTCTACGCAGGAACGCAGCTCAAATGCGACAACGACGATTGCAAGTCCAATAAAAGTGTTTCCAATTCGTGCTTTCCCAGAACAGATGCAGTAGTCATCAGTGCCATCACTAACAAAGACTATTCCAAAATACTCCTCTGTAGGTCTGGGATGCCTAGAAACAAGGAGAGAAAGCTTTACAGTTGTGTAAGCGGGTTCGTGGAGCCAAGCGAGACTTTAGAGGTCGCTGTGGCTCGCGAAATTTGGGAAGAAACGGGATTGGATACCCAAGAAGTCGAAATTATAGCAAGTCAGCCATGGCCGTTCCCTAACAACTTAATGATCGGTTGTGTGGCCATCGCAGATGACACGCAAACACCGGATCTAACACACGATTGCGAACTGGATGAAGTACGTTGGGTCCCATGCtctgctcttgaaagaatacTAAAGCTCGAGGACAGTGAATCGGGATTTATTCAAGATGAATCCACAGGACTGAACCTTCCAAACGACAGATCCATCGCTCACATGTTGATGGGCTTTGTTGTCAAAAAGAGTGCTGAGTTGCGCAAAGGTCCTTAA
- the HRR25 gene encoding serine/threonine protein kinase HRR25 (similar to uniprot|P29295 Saccharomyces cerevisiae YPL204W HRR25 Protein kinase involved in regulating diverse events including vesicular trafficking gene expression DNA repair and chromosome segregation binds the CTD of RNA pol II homolog of mammalian casein kinase 1delta (CK1delta)): MDLRVGRKYRIGRKIGSGSFGDIYHGTNLISGEEVAIKLESIRSRHPQLDYESRVYKYLSGGIGIPFIRWFGREGEYNAMVIDLLGPSLEDLFNYCHRKFSFKTVIMLALQMICRIQYIHGRSFIHRDIKPDNFLMGVGRRGSTVHVIDFGLSKKYRDFSTHHHIPYRENKNLTGTARYASVNTHLGIEQSRRDDLESLGYVLIYFCKGSLPWQGLKATTKRQKYDRIMEKKLCINVDQLCAGLPMEFVEYTRYCRNLRFDERPDYLYLARLFKDLGIKLDYHNDHLFDWTMLRYTKAMIEKQRALGEQPQQPDEGKDEESKTESFNRVKQLAMKKFSTHFHYCKPEDKHHPSPEEIKQQTAQNNNAASSIPQDLLSAIDKDMDSLKQNVVQAPEAVPQPSLQPQMQQQQYQPVQRQAPIAEPLLQRQQEQQQGQQERQLDALQSATNNASPYAPQQSQARKPALNTTQYPPANAGPSGGDIWL; encoded by the coding sequence ATGGACTTGAGAGTTGGAAGAAAATATCGTATTGGCAGAAAGATCGGAAGCGGCTCGTTCGGAGACATCTACCATGGAACCAACCTGATTAgtggagaagaagttgcgATCAAGCTAGAATCGATAAGATCAAGGCACCCGCAGTTAGATTACGAATCGCGTGTCTACAAGTACCTGAGCGGGGGCATCGGTATTCCGTTCATAAGGTGGTTTGGGCGCGAGGGCGAGTATAATGCGATGGTGATCGACTTACTGGGCCCGTCCCTCGAGGACCTATTCAACTACTGCCACCGCAagttctctttcaaaactgtgaTCATGTTGGCGCTACAAATGATATGCCGCATCCAGTACATACACGGCCGCTCTTTCATCCACCGAGACATCAAGCCCGACAACTTTCTTATGGGCGTTGGGCGCCGCGGGTCCACTGTCCATGTGATCGACTTTGGGCTTTCCAAAAAGTATCGTGACTTTTCTACACATCATCATATTCCGTACcgtgaaaacaaaaacttgaccGGAACTGCGAGGTACGCATCCGTCAACACGCATTTGGGTATCGAACAGTCTCGTAGAGATGACCTAGAAAGTTTGGGGTACGTGCTAATCTACTTCTGCAAGGGGTCTCTACCATGGCAGGGCCTGAAGGCGACCACCAAACGCCAGAAGTACGACCGTATTATGGAGAAGAAACTCTGCATCAATGTGGACCAGCTATGTGCGGGTCTGCCTATGGAGTTTGTTGAGTACACGCGTTACTGCCGTAACCTGCGGTTTGACGAAAGACCAGACTACCTGTACTTGGcaaggcttttcaaggacCTGGGCATCAAGTTGGACTACCACAACGACCACTTGTTTGACTGGACTATGCTCCGCTACACCAAGGCGATGATTGAGAAGCAGCGCGCCCTGGGTGAGCAGCCACAGCAACCTGATGAAGGCAAGGATGAAGAATCTAAGACGGAGTCCTTCAACAGAGTAAAACAGTTggcaatgaagaagttttcaacgCACTTCCACTACTGCAAGCCTGAAGACAAGCACCACCCCTCACCTGAGGAGATCAAGCAGCAAACTgctcaaaacaacaatgCTGCCTCGTCCATCCCACAGGACTTGCTCAGCGCGATTGACAAGGACATGGACAGTCTCAAGCAGAATGTGGTACAGGCTCCCGAGGCCGTTCCGCAGCCCTCGTTGCAGCCCCagatgcagcagcagcagtacCAGCCCGTCCAGAGACAAGCGCCCATTGCTGAACCTTTGCTCCAGCGCcagcaggagcagcagcaagGCCAGCAAGAGCGCCAGTTAGACGCTCTTCAATCTGCCACAAACAACGCGTCACCTTACGCCCCCCAGCAGTCGCAGGCTCGCAAGCCTGCTCTCAACACTACACAGTATCCTCCCGCAAACGCTGGGCCTTCCGGTGGGGATATCTGGCTGTAG
- the TPK2 gene encoding cAMP-dependent protein kinase catalytic subunit TPK2 (highly similar to uniprot|P06245 Saccharomyces cerevisiae YPL203W TPK2 Involved in nutrient control of cell growth and division cAMP-dependent protein kinase catalytic subunit): MEYQNEGYGHSVVPDRPGMGERQRSLLPQRSAVSKGKYSLNDFQILRTLGTGSFGRVHLVRSVHNGRYYAIKVLKKEQVIRMKQIEHTNDERRMLKLVDHPFLIRMWGTFQDSRNLFMVMDYIEGGELFSLLRKSQRFPNPVAKFYAAEVILALEYLHAHDIIYRDLKPENILLDRNGHIKITDFGFAKEVDTVTWTLCGTPDYIAPEVIATKPYNKSVDWWSLGILIFEMLAGYTPFYDATPMKTYEKILQGKVAYPPFFHPDVVDLLSKLITADLTRRLGNLQSGPQDVKSHPWFSEVIWEKLLAKDIETPYEPPITAGVGDSSLFDQYPEEQLDYGSQGDDPFMQYFIDF, from the coding sequence ATGGAGTACCAGAACGAGGGTTACGGCCACTCTGTGGTGCCAGACAGACCCGGAATGGGAGAGCGTCAAAGATCGCTCCTACCACAGCGTTCAGCAGTTTCCAAAGGGAAGTACTCGCTGAATGATTTCCAGATACTACGTACGCTGGGGACAGGCTCATTCGGACGCGTGCACTTAGTGCGGTCCGTGCACAACGGGCGCTACTATGCAATTAAGGTTCTcaagaaagaacaagtcaTCAGAATGAAGCAGATTGAGCACACGAACGATGAGCGGCGCATGCTTAAGCTGGTAGACCACCCATTCTTGATTCGCATGTGGGGTACGTTCCAGGATTCGCGCAATCTTTTCATGGTCATGGACTACATCGAAGGTGGTGAACTCTTCTCGTTGTTGCGTAAGTCTCAACGTTTTCCAAACCCAGTGGCCAAGTTCTATGCGGCCGAAGTAATTCTGGCCCTGGAGTATCTACATGCGCATGATATTATATATCGTGACCTCAAGCCGGAGAACATCTTGCTGGACCGTAACGGCCACATCAAGATCACGGACTTCGGCTTCGCCAAGGAGGTCGACACCGTCACTTGGACTCTGTGTGGTACGCCAGACTACATTGCGCCTGAGGTCATCGCTACCAAGCCTTACAACAAGTCAGTCGATTGGTGGTCTCTGGGCATCCTTATCTTTGAAATGCTTGCAGGATACACGCCTTTCTACGACGCGACGCCTATGAAAACTTACGAGAAGATTTTGCAAGGGAAGGTCGCGTATCCACCCTTCTTCCACCCGGATGTGGTTGACCTGCTGTCTAAGCTAATCACCGCAGACCTGACCAGGAGATTGGGTAACTTGCAAAGCGGGCCCCAGGACGTCAAGTCGCATCCATGGTTCAGTGAAGTAATATGGGAAAAACTGCTAGCAAAGGACATTGAAACGCCATACGAGCCCCCAATAACCGCGGGAGTTGGTGACTCCTCGCTGTTTGACCAATATCCCGAAGAGCAGCTCGACTACGGAAGTCAGGGAGATGACCCCTTTATGCAGTACTTCATCGATTTCTGA
- the MNP1 gene encoding mitochondrial 54S ribosomal protein bL12m (similar to uniprot|P53163 Saccharomyces cerevisiae YGL068W MNP1 Protein associated with the mitochondrial nucleoid), with protein MLVRGTRRSALKLARLPAVRARACVRLNSTQAAASVDPKIEKIVQDISKLTLLETSALISELKTQLNIPDIAMPVAGAAPAGAAAPAAEEAKEEEVKEEKTIFAIKLESFDAKSKPKVIKEVKNLLGLSLVEAKKFVEAAPKILKDNVAKEDADKIKASLEALGAKVALE; from the coding sequence ATGTTGGTACGCGGAACTAGAAGATCAGCCTTGAAACTGGCGAGACTACCGGCCGTCAGAGCCCGTGCCTGCGTGCGCCTGAACAGCACTCAGGCCGCGGCGTCCGTAGACCCCAAGATCGAGAAAATCGTCCAGGACATCTCCAAGCTGACTTTGCTGGAAACCTCCGCCCTCATCAGCGAGCTCAAGACCCAGCTCAACATCCCAGACATTGCCATGCCCGTGGCAGGGGCCGCGCCCGCTGGCGCAGCCGCGCCGGCCGCGGAGGAAGccaaggaggaggaggtcAAGGAAGAGAAGACCATTTTCGCCATAAAACTGGAGTCTTTCGACGCCAAGTCCAAACCAAAGGTCATCAAGGAGGTCAAGAACCTTCTCGGCCTGTCGTTGGTtgaggccaagaagttcgTCGAAGCCGCTCCCAAGATCCTCAAGGACAACGTTGCCAAGGAGGATGCtgacaaaatcaaggcTTCGCTGGAGGCCTTGGGCGCCAAGGTTGCGCTGGAGTAA
- the RPB9 gene encoding DNA-directed RNA polymerase II core subunit RPB9 (highly similar to uniprot|P27999 Saccharomyces cerevisiae YGL070C RPB9 RNA polymerase II subunit B12.6 contacts DNA mutations affect transcription start site), which translates to MTTFRFCRDCNNMLYPREDKDNQRLLFECRTCTYAEEAGTPMVYRHELITNIGETAGVVQDIGSDPTLPRSDRECPRCHSHENVFFQSQQRRSDTSMVLFFVCLGCSHIFTSDQKNKRTAFS; encoded by the coding sequence ATGACGACGTTCAGATTTTGCAGAGACTGCAACAACATGCTGTATCCCCGTGAAGACAAGGACAACCAGAGGCTTTTGTTCGAGTGTCGTACCTGCACATATGCCGAAGAGGCGGGGACGCCGATGGTGTATCGGCACGAGCTTATCACAAACATTGGTGAGACTGCGGGTGTAGTACAGGATATCGGGTCGGACCCCACGCTCCCGCGGTCTGACAGAGAGTGCCCACGCTGCCACTCGCATGAAAACGTATTCTTCCAGTcgcagcagcggcgcagCGACACGTCGATGGTGCTGTTTTTCGTGTGCCTGGGGTGCTCGCACATCTTCACCAGTGaccagaagaacaagcgAACGGCTTTCAGCTAG
- the AFT1 gene encoding DNA-binding transcription factor AFT1 (similar to uniprot|P22149 Saccharomyces cerevisiae YGL071W RCS1 Transcription factor involved in iron utilization and homeostasis binds the consensus site PyPuCACCCPu and activates the expression of target genes in response to changes in iron availability): MDQSALDAFHGELIQTSPSLDFLLAEDSPLSTVDTVGTGTTSNTESSGPDFTNGTPSWNDTASLNNMLSENALESINRQRSQNKLIHLDPIPDFQDRNEIKPWLQKIFYPQGIEIVIERSDNIKVVFKCKASKRGRASRKQAGCGSLPEEKENPESPLAVKRVQQANKKKRSVSPYNTCPFRVRATYSLKRKKWNIVVMNNGHSHPLKFNADSDDYKKFKNYLRENEDWDAVKKFDELECRTRFNLPTQPQPIPCDCGLTQEIESFNIVLPTSDSLANSTDKTVSKPRHKSTRKGNKQMATALSRNSTPLGFLDKSPSQSARSGQEPQRIKQESTGAPQEPHSGMTGLSPMQNFDTSMSGWDPNTLTSQSEEIDFTDLFLRPLPRTKQDPIFEKPQTLNSPGRDQPWNASKNFMDDLQFQLAPVCEPSHTSNAHCILPSSTEAHMNCDAMDAGSQHEFPHHRVQQQDPSMLHSSPANGMLSSDLGNMHLTGQQMQVPHPDPGLPWEPQHSNDPHGYSNDF, translated from the coding sequence ATGGATCAGTCAGCATTAGACGCGTTCCATGGAGAACTAATACAGACGTCGCCGTCACTGGACTTTCTACTGGCGGAGGACTCGCCGCTCTCGACAGTAGATACAGTGGGAACAGGCACGACGAGCAACACAGAGAGCAGCGGGCCAGATTTCACAAACGGCACCCCTAGCTGGAATGACACGGCCAGTCTGAATAACATGCTGAGTGAAAACGCGCTTGAGTCCATCAACCGGCAGCGATCGCAGAACAAGCTGATTCACTTGGATCCCATACCCGATTTCCAGGATCGTAACGAAATCAAGCCGTGGCTTCAGAAGATTTTCTATCCCCAAGGTATCGAGATTGTGATCGAGCGTTCtgacaacatcaaggtAGTGTTCAAGTGCAAGGCGTCGAAAAGGGGCAGGGCCTCTCGCAAGCAAGCCGGTTGCGGGTCGCTGCcggaagaaaaggaaaaccCCGAGAGCCCGCTGGCGGTGAAGAGGGTACAACAggcaaacaagaaaaagaggtcCGTATCTCCGTATAACACATGCCCGTTCCGGGTACGCGCGACATATTCGCTGAAGCGCAAGAAGTGGAACATCGTGGTTATGAATAATGGACACTCACATcctttgaagttcaacGCCGATAGCGACGACtacaaaaagttcaaaaattaCCTGCGTGAGAATGAAGACTGGGACGCCGTTAAGAAGTTCGATGAGCTGGAGTGCAGGACTCGTTTCAACCTTCCTACACAACCACAACCGATCCCCTGTGACTGTGGACTTACGCAAGAAATTGAGAGTTTTAACATTGTCCTTCCTACGTCGGACTCTCTCGCAAATTCAACCGACAAGACAGTGAGCAAGCCACGCCACAAATCCACGCGCAAGGGCAATAAGCAGATGGCCACGGCTCTCAGTCGAAATTCAACGCCTCTCGGATTTTTGGACAAGTCACCGTCTCAATCGGCACGCTCTGGACAAGAGCCACAGCGTATCAAGCAGGAGAGCACCGGCGCCCCCCAGGAACCTCATTCTGGCATGACGGGGTTATCGCCGATGCAAAACTTTGATACATCTATGTCAGGATGGGACCCAAACACGCTCACCAGCCAGTCCGAGGAGATTGACTTTACAGACTTGTTTCTTCGACCTTTGCCTCGGACAAAGCAGGACCccatttttgagaagcccCAAACGCTTAACAGTCCCGGGCGCGACCAGCCTTGGAACgcttccaaaaacttcatgGACGACCTGCAATTTCAACTCGCGCCGGTATGCGAACCCAGCCACACAAGCAATGCCCACTGCATTCTTCCGTCATCGACAGAGGCACATATGAACTGCGATGCAATGGACGCTGGCTCACAGCATGAGTTTCCCCATCACAGGGTCCAACAGCAAGACCCAAGCATGCTGCATAGCTCCCCGGCTAACGGAATGCTGAGCTCGGACCTTGGCAACATGCACCTCACGGGTCAGCAGATGCAAGTGCCGCATCCTGACCCAGGACTCCCCTGGGAACCACAACACAGCAACGACCCTCATGGATATAGTAATGACTTCTAg
- the YIG1 gene encoding Yig1p (conserved hypothetical protein) translates to MGIPVTIFDGGLLWPNGGIKGFFESCQSEHVEHASRPGLAQRRSSGWDLDSGPCWRLERAYTCEDTELTRLPSYKRVDGQFWCFWRPDGSKVGIVAADGNTVLSNSMSLSLPSGISAMDIVNAHSVAFGTYDGVHGMYDLGTNRVVYANTSFSQPITHVWCRVTADGGSVVTFSSHNTSISVVGLSGVRSETTFLRGGQPTLRPIESVDLNAAATKIAMCDARNVWVHELTSYTYQPVPGLFLQEGEFVVSLKFASTRDSLLVATSQRLLIYEPGTTYAVPVCNMRHGAVFEFFEEDSRIMVEQQHLYGTHMACFALDEHTSQWSQVGYSDVRAQFGIRKVHYFFALRSQLHVLSDSGNYSRFTSTEDY, encoded by the coding sequence ATGGGGATTCCTGTAACTATTTTCGACGGAGGTCTTCTATGGCCCAACGGTGGGATAAAAGGGTTTTTCGAATCATGCCAGAGCGAACATGTCGAACACGCTTCTCGGCCAGGATTGGCACAAAGAAGGTCTAGCGGCTGGGACCTAGACTCAGGTCCTTGCTGGCGCCTCGAAAGAGCCTACACGTGTGAGGATACGGAGCTGACCAGGCTTCCCAGCTATAAGCGGGTTGATGGACAGttttggtgtttttggCGCCCGGACGGTTCGAAGGTGGGTATTGTTGCCGCCGACGGAAATACAGTACTCTCCAATAGTATGTCACTATCTCTGCCCTCTGGAATCTCAGCCATGGACATTGTGAATGCACATAGCGTCGCATTCGGCACCTACGATGGCGTTCACGGAATGTATGATCTCGGGACAAATCGCGTGGTATACGCAAACACATCGTTCTCACAACCCATAACGCACGTCTGGTGCCGCGTCACGGCTGACGGTGGATCAGTTGTGACTTTCAGCTCCCATAACACCAGTATTTCTGTGGTGGGTCTCTCAGGTGTACGCAGCGAGACAACATTTCTGCGTGGCGGGCAACCTACCTTACGCCCGATTGAAAGCGTTGATCTGAATGCCGCCGCAACCAAGATCGCCATGTGTGACGCGCGAAACGTCTGGGTCCATGAGCTCACCTCATACACTTACCAGCCTGTACCAGGCTTgtttctccaagaaggCGAGTTTGTGGTTTCGTTGAAGTTTGCAAGTACCCGGGATTCCCTCCTTGTTGCAACCTCACAGCGGCTTCTCATATACGAACCTGGGACTACTTACGCGGTGCCAGTCTGCAACATGCGTCACGGagctgtttttgagttttttgaagaagactcaAGAATTATGgtcgagcagcagcatctCTACGGGACTCACATGGCTTGCTTTGCCCTTGACGAACATACCTCCCAATGGTCACAGGTTGGCTATTCTGATGTCAGAGCTCAGTTCGGCATTAGGAAAGTTCACTACTTCTTCGCTTTACGTTCCCAGTTGCACGTGCTCTCCGACTCGGGCAACTATTCTAGGTTTACGAGCACAGAGGATTACTGA
- the HSF1 gene encoding stress-responsive transcription factor HSF1 (similar to uniprot|P10961 Saccharomyces cerevisiae YGL073W HSF1 Trimeric heat shock transcription factor activates multiple genes in response to hyperthermia recognizes variable heat shock elements): protein MQANNAHHSAGPALNEDEIENIINPSDPIVGGTHGTGLGADDGSHSVVEDIVNPSWDPAMTMSPGQLDHPSQNIAPFSPFMANSPLAAPPDHNNVIRRGTPVGLYQQQGSPSQPPAADSLLSDSILMPYRNRLLKQSRPKTSSPQPPPRRKLTTTKTRPAFVNKLWSMVNDSANQKLIHWSADGKSFVITNREHFVHEILPKYFKHSNFASFVRQLNMYGWHKVQDVRSGSIHGNSDERWQFENENFVRDCEDLLENIVRQKPSTNPSKDVLVGQNGEEMDIGILLSELETVKFNQIAIAEDLKRMSKDNELLWKENMMARERHQAQQQALNKILHLLASLMGSNTQKLLGSDLVNELAQTNANLNDASNVAHGGWDLANMNGLTRPRLLLKNRTPATSQHSSTGDLSSLHIGHSNSPIQEIDRSSIYPSNGSSSAGASTTPGGGRAPDTMLESNSPVDTSFFNDLHSNIKKQGESIQELQDWITKMSPSQEELGSITPEGTVPQQLAQSPAKTQQPNSKFDLQDYLSTSDPSALAPLLPEEPLVQEEKRSSDSDIEEISNPPKKQRTS, encoded by the coding sequence ATGCAAGCGAATAACGCACACCACAGCGCTGGACCAGCGCTCAATGAAgacgaaattgaaaacattaTAAACCCCAGCGACCCAATCGTTGGGGGCACACACGGCACAGGGTTGGGCGCAGACGATGGCTCGCATTCGGTCGTTGAAGACATAGTTAATCCCTCATGGGATCCCGCCATGACAATGTCACCGGGCCAGCTGGACCATCCCAGTCAGAACATAGCACCTTTCTCACCGTTCATGGCCAACTCACCGCTCGCTGCTCCACCTGACCATAACAACGTTATCAGGCGCGGGACCCCGGTCGGCTTGTACCAGCAGCAGGGCAGCCCCTCCCAGCCGCCAGCGGCTGACTCATTGCTCTCTGATTCCATTCTGATGCCGTATAGAAACAGGCTTCTAAAGCAGAGCAGGCCCAAAACGTCTTCGCCGCAGCCGCCACCGCGTCGCAAGCTCACCACCACGAAAACTAGGCCTGCTTTCGTCAACAAGCTGTGGTCCATGGTCAACGACAGCGCAAACCAGAAACTGATACACTGGTCCGCCGACGGGAAATCATTTGTGATCACCAACCGCGAGCACTTTGTGCACGAAATCCTGCCCAAGTATTTCAAACATTCCAATTTTGCTTCCTTCGTAAGGCAGCTGAACATGTACGGTTGGCACAAGGTACAGGACGTACGATCTGGGTCTATACACGGCAATTCTGACGAAAGATGGCAGTTCGAAAACGAGAATTTCGTTAGGGACTGCGAGGACCTGCTGGAGAACATAGTGAGACAAAAGCCAAGCACCAACCCAAGCAAAGACGTCCTGGTGGGCCAGAATGGCGAAGAGATGGACATAGGAATTTTGCTTAGCGAGCTTGAGACCGTAAAGTTCAACCAGATCGCCATAGCAGAAGATCTCAAACGCATGTCCAAGGACAACGAGCTGTTGTGGAAGGAAAACATGATGGCTCGTGAGAGGCACCAGGCTCAACAACAGGCTCTCAACAAAATTCTCCATCTTCTCGCATCTCTTATGGGGTCCAATACCCAGAAGCTCCTTGGCAGCGACCTTGTGAACGAGCTAGCGCAAACAAACGCCAACTTGAATGACGCAAGTAACGTTGCTCACGGAGGATGGGACTTGGCAAACATGAACGGCTTGACGCGCCCGCGCTtacttttgaagaacaggACGCCGGCCACCAGTCAGCACTCAAGCACCGGCGACCTCTCGTCCTTGCACATTGGACACTCCAACTCCCCGATTCAAGAAATAGATCGAAGCTCGATCTACCCGTCCAACGGCAGCTCCTCAGCTGGAGCGTCCACAACCCCAGGCGGTGGCCGCGCCCCTGATACCATGCTAGAATCCAACTCCCCGGTTGACACCTCATTTTTTAACGATCTACACTCCAACATCAAGAAGCAAGGCGAGTCTATACAAGAGTTACAAGACTGGATTACGAAAATGTCGCCGTCacaagaagagcttgggTCAATCACCCCGGAGGGCACCGTACCGCAGCAGCTCGCACAGTCCCCCGCCAAGACTCAGCAACCAAACTCCAAGTTTGACCTGCAGGACTACTTGTCAACTTCGGATCCCTCGGCTCTGGCGCCTCTTTTGCCTGAGGAGCCGCTCGTCCAAGAGGAAAAGCGATCCTCAGATAGTGATATTGAGGAGATCAGCAATCCACCTAAGAAGCAGAGGACATCTTAA